The following coding sequences lie in one Capsicum annuum cultivar UCD-10X-F1 chromosome 5, UCD10Xv1.1, whole genome shotgun sequence genomic window:
- the LOC107870725 gene encoding casein kinase 1-like protein 2 has protein sequence MEPRVGNKYRLGRKIGSGSFGEIYLGTNIQTNEEVAIKLENVKTKHPQLLYESKLYRILQGGTGIPNVRWFGVEGDYNVLVMDLLGPSLEDLFNFCSRKLSLKTVLMLADQMINRIEFVHSKSFLHRDIKPDNFLMGLGRRANQVYIIDFGLAKKYRDTSTHQHIPYRENKNLTGTARYASMNTHLGIEQSRRDDLESLGYVLMYFLRGSLPWQGLKAGTKKQKYEKISEKKVSTTIEALCRGYPTEFASYFHYCRSLRFEDKPDYAYLKRIFRDLFIREGFQFDYVFDWTILKYQQSQIAAPPSRLLGPGAGTSSGMPPVIPNAERQSGEEEGRQPADASRRRNSGPLIYAGSLSKQKSPLRNDSTSKDAMLSSSTFLGRSSGSLRRGLVSGSRETFTTGNDSDPTRSRMPEASPATMHKISSGQRISPLVGAPDPKHASSGRSTSGMKNYESTLKGIESLHFDEEDTDH, from the exons GAAAATGTCAAAACAAAGCATCCTCAGTTGCTATACGAGTCAAAGTTGTATAGAATTTTGCAGGGAGGAA CTGGAATACCAAATGTGAGGTGGTTCGGTGTGGAAGGAGACTACAATGTTCTAGTCATGGATTTGCTTGGACCCAGTCTTgaagatttatttaatttttgcaGTAGGAAACTTTCCCTGAAGACAGTTCTGATGCTTGCAGATCAAATG ATAAATCGCATTGAGTTTGTTCATTCTAAATCATTCTTGCATCGAGATATTAAACCAGACAATTTTCTTATGGGTTTGGGAAGGCGTGCAAATCAG GTCTACATAATAGACTTTGGTCTGGCCAAGAAGTACCGAGACACTTCAACTCACCAGCACATACCTTACAG AGAGAACAAAAACTTGACTGGCACTGCAAGATATGCTAGCATGAATACTCACCTTGGTATCG AACAAAGCAGGAGGGATGATTTGGAATCTCTTGGATATGTACTGATGTACTTCCTAAGAGGGAG TCTTCCTTGGCAGGGGCTGAAAGCAGGAACTAAGAAGCAGAAGTATGAGAAAATTAGTGAAAAGAAGGTGTCAACAACTATTGAG GCTTTATGCCGGGGTTATCCTACTGAATTTGCATCCTATTTCCATTATTGTCGTTCACTACGCTTCGAGGATAAACCCGATTATGCTTATCTGAAGAGAATATTTCGTGACCTCTTCATCCGCGAAG GTTTTCAGTTTGACTATGTTTTTGATTGGACCATATTGAAATATCAGCAATCACAAATTGCAGCTCCTCCTTCCCGACTCCTT GGCCCTGGTGCTGGAACCAGCTCAGGCATGCCTCCAGTTATCCCTAATGCAGAAAGGCAGTCAG GTGAGGAAGAAGGAAGACAACCAGCAGATGCTTCTCGAAGAAGAAACTCTGGGCCGCTTATATATGCAGGAAGTTTGTCCAAGCAGAAGAGTCCTCTCAGAAATGATTCTACCAGCAAGGATGCTATG TTGTCAAGCTCCACTTTCCTGGGACGATCAAGTGGATCATTGCGACGAGGTCTTGTTTCTGGTAGCCGTGAGACTTTCACTACGGGAAATGACTCTGATCCTACACGTTCTAGAATGCCTGAGGCAAGTCCAGCGACCATGCACAAAATATCAAGTGGACAGAGAATCTCCCCACTCGTTGGAGCACCAGATCCTAAACATGCTTCATCTGGCAGGAGTACTTCTGGTATGAAGAACTATGAATCCACACTCAAAGGAATTGAGAGTCTACATTTCGATGAGGAAGACACGGATCACTAA